A stretch of the Triplophysa dalaica isolate WHDGS20190420 chromosome 19, ASM1584641v1, whole genome shotgun sequence genome encodes the following:
- the LOC130408308 gene encoding zona pellucida sperm-binding protein 4-like gives MAGSTGIGCLVAFCAWFCAFGHAVPQFGNFPQEPQSPVFQQTEQQFSQKFPLQKPVVQSEPLDKCAVADYEQIQCGQPAISGAECEAINCCFNGLQCYYGMSVTVQCIRDGQFVLVVARDVTLPRLSLDTVRLLGGSEASCGPVGSTPSFAIYQFPVTDCGTSMTEENGYVVYENRMTSSYEVGIGPLGSITRDSQFELLFQCRYSATAVEALVVDVNTVPPPPPVAAPGPLRVELRLANGQCVTKGCAEGDEAYTSYYGEDEYPVTKVLREPVYVEVRILERTDPNLVLMLGHCWATSAPSPLSLPQWDLLVDGCPYQDDRYLTALVPEIGLSGLQFPTHYKRFVVKMFTFVDPSSLAPLQETIYIHCSTAVCHPASGSCEQSCARKRRAVAENRSEETVVSSGGVFFTM, from the exons ATGGCGGGAAGTACAGGGATTGGTTGTCTTGTGGCTTTTTGTGCATGGTTTTGTGCGTTTGGTCATGCCGTGCCACAGTTCGGTAATTTTCCCCAGGAGCCTCAATCTCCAGTCTTCCAGCAAACTGAACAGCAGTTTTCTCAGAAGTTTCCACTTCAGAAGCCAGTGGTGCAGTCAGAACCTCTTGACAAGTGTGCTGTAGCTGATTATGAGcagatccagtgtggacaacctGCTATCAGTGGTGCAGAGTGTGAAGCTATAAACTGCTGCTTTAATGGATTGCAGTGTTATTATGGAATGTCAG TGACTGTCCAGTGCATAAGAGATGGTCAGTTTGTGCTTGTGGTGGCTAGAGATGTTACTCTGCCTCGTCTGAGTCTGGACACGGTCCGTTTGCTGGGTGGAAGTGAAGCATCTTGTGGTCCTGTTGGTTCCACGCCTTCATTTGCCATATACCAGTTTCCAGTCACTGACTGTGGCACCAGCATGACT GAGGAAAATGGCTATGTGGTGTATGAGAACAGAATGACTTCATCCTATGAAGTGGGGATTGGACCTCTTGGCTCCATCACAAGGGACAGTCAATTTGA ACTGCTCTTCCAGTGTAGATATTCTGCCACTGCTGTGGAAGCTCTGGTTGTTGATGTCAACACCGTTCCACCACCTCCACCTGTAGCTGCTCCTGGACCCCTCAGGGTTGAGCTTAGACTGGCAAATGGCCAATGTGTCACTAAAGGCTGTGCAGAAG GAGATGAGGCGTACACGTCCTACTACGGTGAGGATGAGTATCCAGTCACAAAGGTCCTGCGAGAGCCTGTGTATGTTGAGGTGCGCATTTTGGAGAGGACTGACCCAAATCTTGTCCTGATGTTGGGACACTGTTGGGCGACATCAGCTCCTAGTCCTCTCAGTCTACCCCAGTGGGATCTTCTAGTTGATGG CTGTCCTTACCAGGATGACCGTTACCTGACGGCACTGGTTCCTGAAATTGGTTTGTCTGGTCTCCAGTTCCCAACCCACTACAAGCGCTTTGTTGTGAAGATGTTCACGTTTGTCGATCCATCATCACTCGCCCCTCTGCAGGAGACT ATCTATATTCACTGTAGTACCGCGGTGTGCCACCCTGCTTCTGGttcctgtgagcagagctgtgccAGGAAAA GGAGAGCTGTTGCTGAAAATAGGAGTGAAGAAACTGTGGTTTCCAGTGGAGGTGTTTTCTTCACGATGTAA